The DNA window ATCACCCGTCTCGAAGGCGTCGGAAAGCAGCATGGCTTGCGCCTCCGGTGTATCGAGGTATTCGGCCGCGTCGAAGCGCTTGGTTTCGATAGGCATGGTTGCCTCCGGTTTCAGATCAGGTCGTCCACCGTCACGCCAAGCGCATCGGCAATCTTCTTGAGGGTCTGCGCGGAGCCCTGCTTCCGGCCGGTTTCCAGCTCGGCCACGATCACGCGGTTGATCCCAGCCTTTTCGGCCAGGGCAGCTTGGGTCAGTCCTCGCAGGTCACGATAGACCCGCACGGGGCTCTCCCCGTCGATGATCCGATTGACAAATTCTGCAGGGACCAACTCGGCGCGCCCCGCTGCCATGTCGGCCTTTGCCCGATCATAGGCAAGGATGTCTTCGAGGTCCTCTGCCGCTTCGCGCAGTCGCTCGTATTCGTCCCGCGGGATGGTGACCATATCGCTCATGTCGGCTCTCTCACCAGTCTTGGCCGCCAATCGCAGAGCTCCGTCGTCCAATAGGAGCCCGGCATGACAGATACCCTCAGCTTGCACATCAAGTCCGAAGGTGTCGACATGGGCGTTCATGATCGGGATGGCCACCGCGTTGGATGACGCTGCGCATGGTGCTGTGATGCGAGAGACCTCAGGCAAATGCGAATGCGGCGAGCTGATGATGTTGGTGAGACGTCATCCTTTCAGCAGCATATGGCGGGAGGAGTGCGCCTGCGGTCGCTGCGGGCCTTGGCGGTTCCGAGAGCCGATGGTCATCCCGGGCGGCAGAAGACAGCCCGCCAGGCGCGTCACCGGCGACAAGGGCTGAGCCATGGCAGGCCAGTGGCGCAACCGGCCGAGCGCGTCGGAGCGAGGCTACGGCAGGGGCTGGAAGGCGCTGCGCAAGCGGGTGATGCAGCGGGACAGCTGGCTGTGCCAGCCCTGCCTGCGTACGGGGCGCGTCACGCCCGCCACCGAGTGCGATCACGTGGTGCCCAAGGCGCAGGGCGGCACGGATGACGAGGGGAACCTGCAGGCGATCTGTGCGGACTGCCACAAGGCCAAGACAGAGCGTGAGGCTGCCGAGGCGCAGGGGCGCAGGCTGCGGCCGAGCTTCGGTGAGGATGGGTGGCCGCTCCTGCCGGAGTGAGCAGCCCCCGGGGGGGGTGTTGAAAGTCCCCGGCTGGGGAGGCGGCAACCGGCATGGGGGCCTTTCTTCTCGCATCCACAGTTCCACGAATGAGGGCAATCCCATGGCAAACCCGCGGCTGCCGGCCGATGTGGCGGCGGTAACGGGCGCTGCCGCGAAGAACCCGCAGCGCCACAAGGGGCGCGCGACGCCGATGGTGAAGGGCCTCGGCGACCCGCCAGCGTATCTCGGCGAGATCGAGCAGGAGGCCTGGCGGATGTTCGCGGATGAGATGCCGTGGCTCGGGGCAAGCGACCGGGCGATCACCGAGACCGCGTCACGCCTGCGCGCCCGGATGATGGCGGACCCGAACATGGGCGTGAACGCGCTCGCGCAATTCCGTCTCTGCCTGTCCGCGATGGGCGGCACGCCGTCCGACCGCAGCAAGGTGGCTGCACCTGAGGAACCTGATGACGATCCGGCCGACGCCTACTTCAACTGACCCGGCGACGGCTTATGCACGCGATGTGGTGGCCGGGCGGATCGTGGCGGGGCCGCATGTCCGGGATGCCTGCAGGCGCCACCTGCGCGACCTCGAGGAGGGGCCCGCGCGCGGGCTGATCTGGGACAGGGCGGCGGCAGACCGGTTCTATGGGTTCTGCCGCGACGTGCTGCGCCTGAGCGAGGGGCAGTTCGACGGGACGCCATTCGAGCTGGAGCCGTCGCAGAAGTTCATTTGCGGCTCGCTGTTCGGATGGAAGCGATCGGACGGGGTCCGCCGGTTCCGGCGGGCCTATATCGAGCAGGGCAAGGGCAACGGCAAATCGCCGATGGTCGGGGCCATCGGGCTTTACGGGCTGGTGGCCGACGGCGAGGCCGGGGCCCAGATCTATGCCGCGGGCGCGACCAAGGAGCAGGCAAGCATCCTGTTCCGCGATGCGGTCAACATGTGCGACAAGGCCCCTGCTCTGAACCGGCGCCGGATCCGGCGCAGCGGCGGCCCGGGCCGGGAATACAACCTGGCCCACCTGAAGAGCGGGTCGTTCTTTCGGCCCGTGTCGCGGGAGACCAAGAAGACGGGTTCGGGGCCCCGCCCGCATTTCGCGCTCTGCGACGAGGTTCACGAGCACCCGGATGGCGGCGTGATCGAGATCCTCGAGCGCGGCTTCAAGTTCCGGACCCAGCCGTTGCTGATCATGATCACCAACTCCGGCAGCGACCGGAAAAGCATCTGCTGGCAGGAGCGCAAGCACGCGGTTGCCGTTGCGGCTGGCGATGTCGAAGACGACACGACCTTCAGCTATGTCTGCGCGCTGGACGAGGGGGACGACCCCTTCACCGACCCGGGCTGCTGGATCAAGGCCAACCCGCTGCTGGGAGTGACGATCACCGAGGAATACCTGGCGATCCAGGTCAAGCAGGCACGGGACATCCCGGCCAAGGCCAACGGCATCCGCCGCCTGCATTTCTGCGAATGGACCGATGCGGAGAGCGCGTGGATCTCGCGGGCGGCGTGGGAGGCCATCGAAGACCACAGCCTGGACCTCGACGATTTCGCCGGGCAGCGCTGCTGCGCGGGGCTCGACCTGTCGGCGAAGGCGGACCTGACGGCGAAGGCGCTGATCTTCGAGGACGGGTTTGCCGAGGATGGAAAGCCCCTCTTCGCGGCCTTCGTGCAGGGCTACACCCCGGCCGACACGCTGCGGGCGCGTGCCGAGCGGGACGGCGCGCCCTATGACCTGTGGGTCGAGGCGGGGTTCCTGACGGCAACGCCGGGCAAGAAGACCCGTCTCGATTTCGTGGCGCAAGATCTGCTGGACGACGCCGACAGGTTCGACCTCGACTTCGTGGCCTACGATGCGTTCCTGATCGCGGATTTCGAGGCGATCCTCGGGGATATGGGCGCGACGCTGCCGATGCTCGATCACCCGCAGGGCTGGAACAAGCGGAAGCGCGAGACCGGGGATGGCGAGGAAATCACGCTCTGGATGCCGGGCAGCGTCGACGAGCTAGAAACGCTGATCCTCGAGAAGCGGCTGCGCGTGCATGTGAACCCGGCGCTGCGGGCTGCGGTGGCGTCTGCCACGTTCGACCGCTCGCCGGCAGACCTGCGGCGGTTCACCAAACACAAGGCGACAGCGCGGATCGACATGGCGGTGGCCCTGGCAATGGCGGTCGGGGCTGCGACGGCGCGCACGGCCGGAGAACAGTCGTCTGTCTATGAAGAACGAGGGGTGCTCCTCCTGTGAAACTGTTCCCCTCTTTCCGTCGCGCGCAGGAAACGTCCGCGCCCCGTGCCATGGCGGGAGATGTGGCGTCCTTCGATGGACTGGATGACCCGCGGCTCTACGAGTTCATCCGTTCCGGCGGCGCGGGCGGAATGACCGAGGCGGGGCTATGCGTGTCGCCGAAAGTGGCGCTGAGAAACACGACCGTCATTCGCTGCATCTCGCTGATCGCGTTCAGCATCGGCATGCTGCCGCTCCATCTGCACCGGAAGGCCGACAAGTCGAAGGCGGACGATCACCCTCTGTTTCGGGTGCTCCACCGGCGCCCGAACGGCTGGCAGACGGCATTCGAGTTCCGGTCGCTTATGCAGCAGCGGGCGCTGACACATGGCGATGCGTTCGCGATGATCGTGCGGACAGGAAACCGGGTGACGCAGCTGGTGCCGCTCGACAATGCGCGCGTGACGGTGGAGCAAACCGACGATTGGTCGCTGGTCTACAAGGTTCAGCGCAGGACAGGCGGCATGACGGTGCTGCCGCAGCGCGATGTGTTCCATCTGCGCTACGGGATCAGCGAGGATGGGTTCCGCGGGGTCTCGCTGGTCCGACAGGCCGCCGAGGCGATCGCGCTGGCAATCCAGACCGAGAAGGCTGCGGCACGGCTGTTCCGCAACGGTCTCATTATAGGGCAGACCTTCCAGCATCCCGGGAAACTGACGCCGGAAGCCTTCGCCCGCCTCAAGGCGTCCCTTGAGGAGGCGTCCGGAGCCGGGAATGCGCATCGGCCGAAGATCCTCGAAGAGGGCATGACCCTGGCGCCGGGCGGCACGACCGGCAAGGACGCCGAGGCGCTGGATCAGCGCAAGCACCAGGTCGAAGAGATCGCGCGCCCGTTCGGCGTGCCGCGCCCGCTTCTGGGCGTGGACGATACCTCCTGGGGCTCGGGCATTGACGTGCTGGGCCAGTTCTTCGTGCGCTATGGCCTCTCGCCATGGTTCGAGGCGTGGCAACAGGCCATCGAGCGCGACCTGCTGACGGATGCCGAGGCCGAAATCTACGAGGCTAAGTTCAATGCTGGCGCGCTGTTGCGCGGCTCGATGAAGGATCAGGCCGAATTCTTCGCCAAGGGTCTCGGCTCGGGCGGGCACCAGCCATTCCTAGAGGTCGATGAGGTCCGGGGCTGGCTGGATCTCGGCCATAGTGAAAACCTGCCCGCGATGCCGGGCCAGACAGGAGGCGCAGATGTCGCTTCGCAAGCTCCCGAGCGCTGAGATCTCGCGGCCGCAGGCCTATCACGGCGACGCGCCGGTCGACGCATTGGAACGATGGTCTCCCCGCGCTGCCGAAGCGGACGATGCCGCGACGATCTCGGTCTATGACGTGATCGGCGAGGACTGGTGGACGGGCGAGGGGGTGACCGCAAGCCGGATTGCCGGCGCATTGCGCTCGATCGGCAAGAAGCCCGTGACGGTGAACGTCAACAGCCCGGGCGGCGACATGTTCGAGGGGCTGGCGATCTACAACCTTCTGCGCGAGCACCCGGCCGAAGTGACGGTGCGCGTGATGGGCCTGGCGGCGTCGGCCGCGTCCGTGATCGCCATGGCCGGTGACCGGATCGAGATGGGGCTTGGCTCCTTCCTGATGATCCACAACTCCTGGGGCGGCGTGGTCGGCGACCAGAACGACATGCGCGCTGCAGCCGGGACGTTCGCGGAGTTCGATGCGGCAATGGCCGACATCTATGCGGCCCGCACCGGCATGGATGCTGCGGCGGTTTCCGAAATGATGAATGCGGAGACGTGGCTTCGGGCGGAGGCCGCCATCGAGGCCGGTTTTGCCGACGGCACTTTCGAAGCACCGGATTATGACGAGACACAGGCGAAGGGCATGAAAGCCCGCGCCGCACTGGATGCGACCCTTGCACGGGCCGGCCTGCCGCGCTCCGAGCGGCGGCGGCTCCTGCGGGAAGCGGCCGGCACGCCAGGCGCTGCCGGGACAGCCACGCCGAGCGCTGGCTTTGACGAGGCCGCATTGCGGGCCCTCATTTCCACCATCAAAGCCTGAGAGGGAAAATCATGGCTGCACTGAAACACCCCGCCCGCGGGATCATCTTCGCACGGGCCGACGCTGGCGCCCCGGCGATCTTCGCCGAACTGCAGAAGGCGTTCGAGGAGTTCAAGGCGACGCATGCCGAGCAGATCAAGGGCGTCTCGGCGAAGTTCGACGACGTGGTGACCCGCGACAAGCTCGACAAGGTCAACGCGACGGTCGGCGATCTTCAGGCCGCGCTCGACGCGATCAATGCCAAGCTGGCGGCCGCGCAGATCGGCGGTGGCGCGGCGGGCGGCCTGCGCGATCCGGACTACAGCGAGGCCTTCCGCGCTCACTTCAAGACCGGCGCCGTCCAGGCATCGCTGAACAAGGGCACCGCGGCCGAGGGCGGCTACCTGGCGCCGGTCGAATGGGATCGCACCATCACCGACAAGCTGGTGACCGTTTCTCCCATGCGCGCACTGGCGACTGTGATGAGCATCGGCACCGCCGGGTTCACCAAGCTGTTCAACAACCGTGGCACCGCCTCGGGCTGGGTCGGCGAGACCGCGGCGCGCCCGGAGACTGCGACGGCGAGCTTCGGGCAGATGAGCTACGCGACCGGGGAGCTTTACGCCAACCCGTCGGCCACGCAGCAGATGCTCGACGACGCGGAGATCAACCTCGAGGCCTGGCTGGCCGGGGAGGTCGAGACCGAGTTCGCCTATCAGGAAGGCATCGCCTTCGTGAGCGGCAACGGCACGAACAAGCCGAACGGCATCCTGACCTATGTGACCGGCGGCGCGAATGCCGCGGCGCACCCCTGGGGCGCGATCGCAACCGTGGACAGCGGAGCTGCTGCGGCCCTGACCGCGGACGGGATCATCAACCTGATCTATGCCCTGCCGTCCGCCTTCACGGCGGGTGCCGGCTTTGCGATGAACAGGAACACGCAGAAGCTCGCCCGCCTGCTCAAGGATGGGCAGGGCAACTACCTGTGGCAGCCGTCCTATGTTGCCGGTCAGCCCGCGACGCTCGCGGGCTATGACCTCACCGAGATCGCGGCGATGCCGGATGTCGCGGCGGGGACGAAGCCGATCCTCTTCGGCGATTTCGCCCGCACCTATCTGATCATCGACCGTGTCGGAACCCGCGTGCTGCGCGACCCCTTCACCAACAAGCCGTTCGTGATGTTCTACACCACGAAGCGCGTCGGCGGCGGGCTCCAGAACCCGGAGACCATGAAAGCGATGAACATCGCTGCCTGATCGGTTCTCTGAGGGGCGGGCAACCGCCCCTTTCATGAGCCGACCGGAGGATGCCATGAAACTGACGAAGCCGCTGTTCGCCGCACCGCCCGGCGAGATCTATCCGCGCGAGATCCCCGCGGGCGAGGAATGCCCTGCCGCTCTCGAGCAGGCCGCGCGCGAAGCTGGCGCCCTGGACGAGGGGTGCCGCCCCCGGAAGACGGCCGATAAATGAGGGCGATCCCGGTTCTGGTGACGCCGCCCGCGGTGCCGGTGGTCTCACTGGAGGAGGCCAAGGCGCATCTGCGGATCGACCATGCCGATCAGGATGCGATGATCGAGGGGCTGGTCCTGGCCGCGACGGCCCATCTCGACGGCTGGCGCGGGGTGCTCGGCCGGGCGATCATGCCTCAGATCTGGCAGGAAACCCATGTCGGGCCGGGCCCCTATCTGCTGGCGATGCCCGATGTGTCCGAGGTCACGGCCTCGGCCGGGGGCGCGGTCCGCGTCGAGACGACCGCCCTCGGCCCCCTGGTGACGCTGGCCGAGCCGGTGGAGGCTGTGACGCTGCGCTACACTTGCGGGCTGCCCGCCGCGCAGCTCCGCGCGGCCGAGGTCGCGGTCAAGCTTTACATCGCGCATCTCTATGACGGCTCCGACCTGTCACCGGCCTTCGGCGCGATGATGGAGGCGCTCAGATGGCGCGCGGTCTGACGGTGACCGCACTCGACCAGCGCGTCACCATCGAGCGCGTGTCCCGCGCCCCGGACGGCATGGGCGGCGCCACCGAGACCTGGGCACCCATCGCCACGGTCTGGGCGCAGATCCTGCCCGTGCGCGGCACCGAGAAATGGGAGGCGATGCGGGTCTCGCCCGAAGCGCGGATGAAGGTCCGTATCCACTGGCAGGGCGACGCCGCGGGCCAGCCCTTCTGCACCCCCGCCGACCGGCTGGTCTGGCGCGGCCGGACCTACAATATCGACAGCGCTCTGCCCTATGGCGGCCGCGAGCGCTTCATCGAGATCGGGATTTCCGAGGGCGTGTCGTGAGAGTGAAGGTCGAGCTGAGGCGCTTCGAGGCCCTGCAGGACATGCTGCGCGATCTGCTGGCCGATG is part of the Rhodovulum sp. MB263 genome and encodes:
- a CDS encoding helix-turn-helix transcriptional regulator produces the protein MAIPIMNAHVDTFGLDVQAEGICHAGLLLDDGALRLAAKTGERADMSDMVTIPRDEYERLREAAEDLEDILAYDRAKADMAAGRAELVPAEFVNRIIDGESPVRVYRDLRGLTQAALAEKAGINRVIVAELETGRKQGSAQTLKKIADALGVTVDDLI
- a CDS encoding HNH endonuclease, producing MAGQWRNRPSASERGYGRGWKALRKRVMQRDSWLCQPCLRTGRVTPATECDHVVPKAQGGTDDEGNLQAICADCHKAKTEREAAEAQGRRLRPSFGEDGWPLLPE
- a CDS encoding terminase large subunit, whose product is MTIRPTPTSTDPATAYARDVVAGRIVAGPHVRDACRRHLRDLEEGPARGLIWDRAAADRFYGFCRDVLRLSEGQFDGTPFELEPSQKFICGSLFGWKRSDGVRRFRRAYIEQGKGNGKSPMVGAIGLYGLVADGEAGAQIYAAGATKEQASILFRDAVNMCDKAPALNRRRIRRSGGPGREYNLAHLKSGSFFRPVSRETKKTGSGPRPHFALCDEVHEHPDGGVIEILERGFKFRTQPLLIMITNSGSDRKSICWQERKHAVAVAAGDVEDDTTFSYVCALDEGDDPFTDPGCWIKANPLLGVTITEEYLAIQVKQARDIPAKANGIRRLHFCEWTDAESAWISRAAWEAIEDHSLDLDDFAGQRCCAGLDLSAKADLTAKALIFEDGFAEDGKPLFAAFVQGYTPADTLRARAERDGAPYDLWVEAGFLTATPGKKTRLDFVAQDLLDDADRFDLDFVAYDAFLIADFEAILGDMGATLPMLDHPQGWNKRKRETGDGEEITLWMPGSVDELETLILEKRLRVHVNPALRAAVASATFDRSPADLRRFTKHKATARIDMAVALAMAVGAATARTAGEQSSVYEERGVLLL
- a CDS encoding phage portal protein, whose translation is MAGDVASFDGLDDPRLYEFIRSGGAGGMTEAGLCVSPKVALRNTTVIRCISLIAFSIGMLPLHLHRKADKSKADDHPLFRVLHRRPNGWQTAFEFRSLMQQRALTHGDAFAMIVRTGNRVTQLVPLDNARVTVEQTDDWSLVYKVQRRTGGMTVLPQRDVFHLRYGISEDGFRGVSLVRQAAEAIALAIQTEKAAARLFRNGLIIGQTFQHPGKLTPEAFARLKASLEEASGAGNAHRPKILEEGMTLAPGGTTGKDAEALDQRKHQVEEIARPFGVPRPLLGVDDTSWGSGIDVLGQFFVRYGLSPWFEAWQQAIERDLLTDAEAEIYEAKFNAGALLRGSMKDQAEFFAKGLGSGGHQPFLEVDEVRGWLDLGHSENLPAMPGQTGGADVASQAPER
- a CDS encoding head maturation protease, ClpP-related, which codes for MSLRKLPSAEISRPQAYHGDAPVDALERWSPRAAEADDAATISVYDVIGEDWWTGEGVTASRIAGALRSIGKKPVTVNVNSPGGDMFEGLAIYNLLREHPAEVTVRVMGLAASAASVIAMAGDRIEMGLGSFLMIHNSWGGVVGDQNDMRAAAGTFAEFDAAMADIYAARTGMDAAAVSEMMNAETWLRAEAAIEAGFADGTFEAPDYDETQAKGMKARAALDATLARAGLPRSERRRLLREAAGTPGAAGTATPSAGFDEAALRALISTIKA
- a CDS encoding phage major capsid protein, translated to MAALKHPARGIIFARADAGAPAIFAELQKAFEEFKATHAEQIKGVSAKFDDVVTRDKLDKVNATVGDLQAALDAINAKLAAAQIGGGAAGGLRDPDYSEAFRAHFKTGAVQASLNKGTAAEGGYLAPVEWDRTITDKLVTVSPMRALATVMSIGTAGFTKLFNNRGTASGWVGETAARPETATASFGQMSYATGELYANPSATQQMLDDAEINLEAWLAGEVETEFAYQEGIAFVSGNGTNKPNGILTYVTGGANAAAHPWGAIATVDSGAAAALTADGIINLIYALPSAFTAGAGFAMNRNTQKLARLLKDGQGNYLWQPSYVAGQPATLAGYDLTEIAAMPDVAAGTKPILFGDFARTYLIIDRVGTRVLRDPFTNKPFVMFYTTKRVGGGLQNPETMKAMNIAA
- a CDS encoding head-tail connector protein, which codes for MRAIPVLVTPPAVPVVSLEEAKAHLRIDHADQDAMIEGLVLAATAHLDGWRGVLGRAIMPQIWQETHVGPGPYLLAMPDVSEVTASAGGAVRVETTALGPLVTLAEPVEAVTLRYTCGLPAAQLRAAEVAVKLYIAHLYDGSDLSPAFGAMMEALRWRAV
- a CDS encoding phage head closure protein; its protein translation is MARGLTVTALDQRVTIERVSRAPDGMGGATETWAPIATVWAQILPVRGTEKWEAMRVSPEARMKVRIHWQGDAAGQPFCTPADRLVWRGRTYNIDSALPYGGRERFIEIGISEGVS